Proteins from a genomic interval of Syngnathus typhle isolate RoL2023-S1 ecotype Sweden linkage group LG15, RoL_Styp_1.0, whole genome shotgun sequence:
- the LOC133168393 gene encoding protocadherin alpha-C2-like codes for MASPMAHSRTQLLMAAFAFSALWSSVLSITRYSIPEEMEAGSFVANLATDLGLDVRSMVERKAKLDVIHSRNYLDINKDTGELIIREKIDRESICMTKTASCFLKMDVILENPIRIFNIELEIMDINDNAPVFRRKTIYLDVSEATPPGERFSLTNAVDADVGANSIKTYYLSESKYFNIDIQTGSDGSKYVDLVLNGNLDRETDTVHNLILTAVDGGVPPRSGTASIIINVLDINDNAPLFIQPVFEVNVPENSGAGTVVMALNATDLDEGTNARLLYSYTLYTSEKTQELFSLDRHTGEIKVKGAVDFEENQNFEMHIQAQDEGSTPLLGHCKVMVSITDLNDNYPELTIKSLKSAVAENTAVGTLIAVVSVSDRDSGVNGEVELTLSQQEILPFILNQSSEGYFELLVSKPLDRELQSKYEITLKVTDKGTPPLTESETFTLEIHDINDNAPTFPQSFYTIHVMENNLPGALLTSLSALDPDLNENQYLVYFIMEKEIVNTSMSMLFSINPENGDLYALKTFDFEREREYLFHIEARDSGVPPLSSNVTVHIIILDQNDNTPVIVSPWRAQGSVVEQVIPRSTDKGHLVAKVIAIDADSEQNGRVTYQLLQISDTSLFSLDQYNGEIRTTRMFSYRDPRHQRLVIVAKDNGDPALSTTVTIKISTVEHSMAFSETTELPLEYDVFTDLNLYLVIGLGAVSFMLLITILVIIVLKCQKPKPKPIKIPPANRNSVISRNSVISQRSSTIADSTLISSDAYWYSLFLAETRKGKVVVRQPIIPKGAGYFVSSIPRSIGPSETTESRASTLEYSK; via the exons ATGGCGTCTCCCATGGCGCATTCACGGACACAGCTGCTGATGGCCGCTTTTGCATTCAGTGCATTATGGAGCTCTGTGCTTTCCATCACCCGCTACTCTATTCCGGAGGAGATGGAAGCGGGCTCCTTTGTTGCCAACCTTGCCACAGATTTGGGTCTAGATGTCCGAAGCATGGTGGAACGGAAAGCAAAGCTGGACGTCATTCACAGCAGAAATTACCTTGACATCAACAAAGACACCGGAGAGCTCATCATCCGTGAGAAGATCGACCGGGAGAGCATCTGCATGACTAAAACAGCCTCATGCTTTCTGAAAATGGATGTCATACTAGAAAACCCGATTCGTATTTTTAACATCGAACTGGAGATCATGGACATTAATGACAACGCGCCCGTGTTCCGGAGGAAGACCATTTATTTGGATGTTTCCGAGGCAACCCCTCCCGGTGAGAGATTCTCGTTAACAAATGCTGTAGATGCAGATGTTGGTGCTAATTCAATCAAGACCTACTACCTAAGTGAGAGCAAATACTTTAACATTGACATTCAAACTGGCAGCGATGGCTCCAAATATGTCGATTTGGTTCTTAATGGCAATTTGGACCGGGAGACGGACACGGTGCATAATCTGATTTTAACCGCTGTGGATGGCGGGGTTCCTCCTCGATCCGGCACAGCCAGCATTATTATCAATGTCCTCGATATCAATGACAACGCCCCCCTGTTCATTCAGCCGGTATTTGAAGTCAACGTTCCAGAGAATTCCGGTGCAGGAACTGTGGTCATGGCCTTAAATGCAACAGATTTGGATGAAGGCACAAACGCACGGTTGTTATATTCTTATACTCTCTACACATCCGAGAAGACGCAGGAGCTCTTCTCGCTGGACCGACATACAGGCGAGATCAAGGTGAAGGGGGCTGTTGATTTTGAGGAGAATCAGAATTTTGAGATGCACATTCAAGCTCAGGATGAAGGGTCAACCCCGCTGTTAGGACACTGCAAAGTGATGGTGTCCATCACCGATTTGAATGACAACTACCCCGAGCTGACCATCAAGTCTCTAAAAAGTGCTGTGGCCGAAAATACCGCCGTGGGGACGCTGATTGCCGTGGTCAGCGTCAGCGACAGGGACTCCGGAGTCAACGGGGAAGTGGAGCTGACTTTAAGTCAGCAGGAAATCCTACCCTTCATCCTCAATCAATCCTCAGAGGGTTACTTTGAGCTCTTGGTTTCAAAGCCCCTTGACAGAGAGCTACAGAGCAAATATGAAATCACGCTGAAGGTGACGGACAAAGGCACGCCGCCGCTAACTGAAAGCGAGACCTTCACTTTAGAGATTCATGATATCAATGACAATGCGCCCACATTTCCTCAGTCCTTTTACACGATTCACGTTATGGAAAATAATCTGCCGGGAGCATTGCTGACATCTCTGAGTGCGCTTGACCCAGATCTGAATGAGAACCAGTACTTGGTCTATTTCATTATGGAGAAGGAGATAGTGAACACATCCATGTCAATGCTGTTCTCCATCAATCCAGAAAACGGTGACCTTTATGCCCTGAAGACCTTTGATTTTGAGCGAGAGAGGGAGTATCTTTTCCACATTGAGGCAAGAGACTCGGGGGTCCCCCCGCTGAGCAGTAATGTTACCGTCCATATCATCATTCTGGACCAAAACGACAACACCCCTGTCATAGTGTCACCGTGGCGGGCGCAGGGCTCTGTGGTAGAGCAGGTGATACCGAGATCTACGGATAAGGGACACTTAGTGGCCAAAGTAATCGCCATTGACGCCGACTCTGAACAAAACGGCAGGGTCACATATCAGCTCTTGCAAATCAGTGACACAAGCCTCTTCAGTCTGGATCAATACAACGGCGAGATCCGGACAACCAGAATGTTCAGCTACAGAGACCCCCGGCATCAACGTCTAGTCATTGTCGCAAAAGACAACGGCGACCCcgctctctccaccacagtCACTATCAAAATATCCACCGTGGAACACTCCATGGCTTTTTCAGAGACAACAGAGTTGCCGCTGGAGTATGACGTCTTCACTGACCTCAACCTATATTTAGTCATCGGCTTAGGGGCTGTCTCCTTCATGCTGCTCATTACCATCTTGGTTATTATCGTACTCAAGTGTCAAAAACCAAAGCCAAAGCCCATCAAGATCCCCCCGGCTAATCGGAACAGTGTGATCAGCAGGAACAGTGTGATCAGCCAGCGGAGCTCCACCATTGCCGACTCCACCTTGATCTCCAGTGACGCCTACTGGTACAGCCTGTTCCTGGCCGAGACCAGGAAAGGCAAAGTGGTCGTGAGACAGCCCATAATTCCCAAAGGAGCTGGCTACTTTGTGTCCAGCATACCCAGGAGCATAGGGCCAAGTGAGACCACAGAGTCCAGAGCATCCACACTGGAG TACTCAAAATGA
- the LOC133168251 gene encoding protocadherin-10-like: protein MDTQEVNRRKVCVKWSILCGFALIVCLLDSACGQIRYSIPEELEHGAFVGNIAEDLGLDLDKLSARRFRIVSGTRRQYVEVNLENGVLFVNERLDREELCEQSLACSFHLQVVIENPLELYRVEVEILDVNDNSPSFPWTEFNLDISESALPGSRFPLESAQDLDVGSNSLRTYLLSVNEHFNLDIQTRSDGSKFAELVLQNPLDREHQSAHQMVLTAVDGGSPEKSGTAQIDITVLDANDNAPVFDQSFYRVRLAENAAKGAVVIKLNASDLDEGTNADITYSFSGHAPIKVRQLFVVDARTGEIKVKGLIDYEKARMHEIYIQAKDKGPSAVAVHCKVLVNVLDRNDNLPEVILTSVSTPVHEDAPPGTVIAVISVTDKDSGENGNVDCEIPNLIPFQLHSSFKNYYTLVTSDFLDRETVAEYNITLTARDMGSPPLFTRKTIVVQVSDVNDNVPLFKQPAYTVYLTENNAPGASICSVTAQDPDYGQNAYLSYSIIEVDVQGMPASTYVSINSDNGNIYALRSFDHEQLKNFQITVRAQDAGFPPLISNVSVTIFILDQNDNAPVIVSPLPQNGTPPVEAVPRSVDAGFLITKIRAVDADAGQNSRLFYQMLQATDPSMFSVALYTGEIRTIRQLVEKDPTRHRLVILVKDNGQVPLSATVSIILSVVDSLPRSQPDSGDLSPSPRHSSNFSLYLIVALGTISFTFLVAIIVIVTVRKLKDSVSDKESNFPPTNICCCCCRSVSPGNTADTFKKSNLNIRMPTDSFGCTEANSNGGLPQSYCYKMCLTPESSKSDFMFLKPCSPVLSTGQNNAKSTDYLTSGWSGLDRKDLANNRTSTQKELKYSTKDWTWTKNQRNSAYKRYSSGNMEGTLARPQQYSADEYFCSVAPQYWTWGNRISDCKMSLQDETDPNFNWTSKYTQPQSEALDYQHNVYVPSEASDYQHNVYIPGTTSGYSTLKLAPRGDLDVYNTFSTFGKKKKLISKYEPTYGKDGGLISSRGFE from the exons ATGGACACACAAGAGGTGAATAGGAGAAAGGTGTGCGTCAAATGGTCCATACTTTGTGGTTTTGCCTTGATTGTCTGTTTGTTGGACTCGGCATGTGGACAGATCCGCTACTCCATCCCAGAAGAGCTGGAACATGGCGCCTTTGTGGGAAACATAGCCGAGGACTTGGGTTTGGATTTGGATAAACTCTCTGCGCGAAGATTTCGTATCGTTTCCGGTACCAGGAGGCAGTACGTGGAGGTAAATTTGGAAAACGGAGTTTTATTTGTAAACGAGAGACTAGATCGCGAAGAACTGTGCGAGCAGAGTTTGGCGTGCTCTTTTCATTTGCAAGTGGTCATCGAAAACCCTCTGGAGCTGTACAGAGTTGAGGTCGAAATTCTGGACGTGAATGACAACTCCCCGAGCTTTCCGTGGACCGAATTTAATCTAGACATTTCGGAATCTGCATTACCGGGATCCCGCTTCCCTCTCGAGAGCGCGCAAGATTTGGACGTGGGTTCCAATTCGTTGCGCACTTATTTGCTGAGCGTCAATGAGCATTTCAATTTGGACATCCAGACAAGAAGTGACGGCAGTAAATTCGCCGAACTCGTTCTCCAAAACCCGTTGGACCGGGAGCATCAGAGCGCGCACCAGATGGTCCTGACAGCGGTGGACGGAGGTTCTCCAGAGAAGTCCGGAACTGCGCAAATTGACATCACAGTTTTAGACGCCAATGATAACGCTCCAGTGTTCGATCAATCTTTCTATCGAGTAAGGCTGGCGGAAAACGCAGCAAAGGGTGCAGTTGTCATCAAACTCAACGCCTCCGACTTGGATGAAGGAACCAACGCAGACATCACCTATTCTTTCAGCGGGCACGCACCCATCAAAGTGCGCCAGCTTTTCGTAGTAGACGCGCGCACGGgggaaatcaaagtcaaagggTTGATCGATTATGAAAAAGCAAGGATGCATGAAATTTACATCCAGGCAAAGGACAAAGGTCCTTCCGCTGTCGCAGTCCACTGCAAGGTGCTGGTGAACGTCTTGGATCGGAACGACAACCTCCCAGAGGTCATCCTTACGTCCGTGTCCACGCCTGTTCACGAGGACGCGCCCCCTGGCACTGTTATTGCTGTCATCAGCGTCACGGACAAGGACTCAGGGGAAAACGGCAACGTGGACTGTGAGATCCCAAATCTGATCCCCTTCCAGCTGCACTCttcttttaaaaactactaCACGTTGGTGACAAGTGATTTTCTAGACAGGGAAACAGTGGCTGAATATAACATTACTCTGACTGCAAGAGATATGGGCTCTCCGCCTTTATTTACAAGGAAAACCATTGTGGTCCAAGTGTCTGATGTGAATGATAATGTGCCTCTATTCAAACAACCCGCTTATACTGTCTACTTGACGGAGAATAATGCACCGGGGGCCTCCATCTGCTCTGTGACGGCACAGGACCCAGACTATGGCCAGAATGCATACCTGTCCTATTCGATAATAGAAGTTGATGTTCAAGGGATGCCCGCCTCCACATACGTCTCTATCAATTCAGATAATGGCAATATTTACGCCCTCCGGTCGTTTGACCACGAGCAGTTAAAAAACTTTCAAATCACAGTGCGAGCTCAAGATGCTGGGTTCCCACCTTTAATCAGCAACGTGTCAGTGACAATATTTATTTTGGATCAAAATGACAACGCACCTGTCATTGTGTCACCTCTTCCTCAAAATGGGACACCCCCGGTTGAAGCGGTGCCAAGATCTGTGGATGCTGGCTTCCTGATCACCAAAATACGGGCGGTGGACGCCGACGCGGGTCAGAACTCACGCCTTTTTTACCAAATGCTTCAAGCGACTGATCCGAGTATGTTCAGCGTGGCTTTATACACAGGAGAAATTAGGACAATACGACAGTTAGTAGAGAAAGACCCCACAAGGCACAGATTGGTCATTCTGGTGAAGGACAATGGCCAAGTCCCCCTCTCGGCCACGGTTTCCATCATTCTGTCAGTGGTTGACAGCCTGCCAAGATCTCAGCCCGATTCGGGTGACCTGTCACCGAGCCCCCGTcacagctccaactttagcctCTACTTAATCGTGGCTCTCGGCACCATCTCCTTCACATTTCTAGTGGCTATCATCGTCATTGTTACAGTGAGGAAGCTGAAGGACAGCGTGTCCGACAAAGAGTCCAACTTTCCCCCCACCaacatctgctgctgctgctgtcgctCGGTGTCACCCGGCAACACCGCCGACACCTTCAAAAAGTCCAATTTGAACATCAGAATGCCAACGGACTCATTCGGGTGCACAGAGGCGAACAGCAACGGCGGGCTCCCGCAATCCTACTGCTACAAGATGTGTCTGACACCAGAATCCTCCAAAAGCGACTTCATGTTCCTTAAACCATGCAGTCCGGTGTTGTCTACTGGACAGAACAATGCCAAGAGCACTGACTACCTGACATCTGGTTGGAGCGGACTGGACCGTAAGGATCTGGCCAACAACAGAACTTCAACTCAGAAAGAG CTAAAGTATTCCACCAAGGACTGGACCTGGACCAAGAATCAACGCAATTCAGCATACAAGAG GTATAGTTCTGGAAATATGGAAGGCACACTAGCTCGTCCACAGCAGTACAGTGCTGATGAGTATTTCTGCTCTGTGGCACCACAGTACTGGACTTGGGGAAACCGTATAAGTG ACTGCAAGATGTCTCTTCAAGATGAAACTGATCCTAACTTCAACTGGACTTCAAAGTACACACAGCCTCAGTCCGAGGCACTGGACTACCAGCACAACGTGTACGTTCCCTCAGAGGCGTCAGACTACCAGCACAATGTGTACATTCCCGGCACCACATCTGGCTACAGCACACTCAAGCTTGCACCTCGAGGTGACCTAGATGTCTACAACACATTTTCTACTtttgggaagaaaaagaaattaatCTCTAAATATGAACCTACGTATGGAAAAGATGGTGGCCTCATAAGCAGTAGGGGTTTTGAATAA
- the LOC133168610 gene encoding protocadherin alpha-C2-like, with protein sequence MAVAGIRNRLGSNVPFYYFVIFSLFCGLSFGQLRYSVTEELENGALVGDLAHDLGLDIRKLASRKIKVTSSSSSSKRYVIVNPKNGKLLVNERIDREALCDLSSTCLINLEVLVENPTEVHHIVVEIVDVNDNAPQFPRDEYQVEITESALPGSRYPIENAQDPDIGSNSVRIYQLSTNDHFALVSNKPSLNTKHVELVLKKPLDREQTPYHQLILSAVDGGTPEKTGTAIINVRVLDSNDNVPLFDNSVYKVKLLENSPKNTLVIKLNATDLDEGTNGEVYYSFSSYTPERVRQMFSMDTNTGEIRVTSNVDYEETNSYEMYIQAMDKGPGAVAAHCKVVVEVVDVNDNVPQIVLSSLSSPVREDARADTVVALISVTDRDSGANKQVSLEIPAGLPFKIKSFRNYYTLVTSAFLDRETTDAYNVTLSATDGGTPPLSSQKTIQVDVADVNDNPPRFEQTSYTVYVTENNGPGASLCTVKAQDADIKENARITYTVLNDNNHGIPVTSYVSVKADTGEAYALRAFDYESLREFHFQVKAQDGGIPPLSRVATVYIYIMDQNDHAPLIVNPPGNGTRSLETVQKNADPGALVTKVVAYDADAGPNAWLVYMLDTATDLDLFKVHEHTGEIRTTRRILEDNSTSFALTVLVKDHGQPALSSTATINVAVMEVPPKIVPDPKRIIRPHSPLLLSNVTLYLIVALSATTFVFLVTVVVLAIVRCHAYCTQPGSCSPCCGSQKPPPDGGNGSVSAGGGGAAGGAAGQPNNNVVLRRDLKVEPHYIEVRGNGSLTKTYCYKTCLTATSGSDTFMFYNTGRPISGTWGSGADRFFTSGSGFVRRLSMPDASLQICPEPKAPNADWRYSASLRAGVQSSVHMEEASVMQGAQGMLVQNWPTVSSAADGEGGGELSPPVGAGVNSNSWHFRYGAGQSYCPPQGLKPGEIPPEAFIIPGSPAIISIRHDPGPVDDKGDFISFGKKEEAKKKKKKKKDKKEKKEKGKDDGGDD encoded by the exons ATGGCTGTTGCGGGGATACGCAACCGGCTAGGGAGCAATGtgcctttttattattttgtgatattCTCCTTATTTTGTGGCCTTTCGTTTGGACAGTTGCGCTATTCTGTAACGGAAGAACTCGAAAATGGGGCACTGGTCGGTGATCTGGCGCATGACTTGGGGCTGGATATTCGAAAGCTGGCCAGCCGAAAAATCAAGGTaacctccagcagcagcagcagcaaacgcTACGTGATTGTCAACCCTAAAAACGGCAAATTGCTTGTTAATGAAAGGATCGACAGGGAGGCGCTGTGTGATTTATCCAGCACCTGCCTCATCAATCTGGAGGTCCTGGTGGAAAATCCTACTGAGGTGCACCATATTGTGGTGGAGATAGTGGATGTCAATGATAATGCACCACAGTTCCCCCGGGATGAGTATCAAGTTGAGATCACAGAATCTGCATTACCGGGCTCTCGTTACCCAATTGAAAATGCCCAGGACCCGGACATTGGGTCCAATTCAGTTCGTATATATCAGCTGAGCACAAACGACCATTTTGCGCTGGTATCTAACAAACCCTCCTTAAATACAAAGCACGTCGAGCTCGTGCTGAAAAAGCCCCTTGATCGGGAGCAAACGCCTTACCACCAGTTAATTTTAAGTGCTGTTGATGGTGGGACACCTGAGAAAACAGGCACGGCGATCATTAACGTGCGAGTCCTGGACTCAAACGACAACGTTCCCTTGTTTGACAACTCTGTGTACAAGGTGAAACTGTTGGAGAATTCGCCCAAAAACACCCTGGTTATCAAATTGAACGCGACTGATTTGGACGAGGGCACTAACGGAGAGGTGTATTACTCTTTCAGCAGCTACACCCCTGAGCGAGTGAGGCAGATGTTTAGCATGGACACTAATACAGGAGAAATAAGAGTAACCAGCAATGTTGACTATGAAGAGACCAACTCCTATGAGATGTACATCCAAGCGATGGACAAAGGCCCTGGAGCAGTGGCGGCACACTGTAAGGTGGTGGTAGAAGTGGTGGACGTGAATGACAATGTCCCTCAGATTGTGCTGTCGTCCCTGTCCAGCCCGGTGAGGGAGGACGCTCGCGCCGACACAGTCGTGGCCCTCATTAGCGTCACCGATCGGGACTCCGGCGCTAACAAGCAGGTGTCTTTAGAGATCCCAGCAGGCCTTCCGTTCAAGATCAAATCCTTCCGAAACTACTACACCCTGGTTACCTCAGCCTTCTTGGACCGCGAGACCACCGATGCCTACAATGTCACTCTGAGTGCCACCGACGGAGgaaccccccccctttcctctcAGAAGACCATCCAGGTCGACGTGGCTGACGTCAACGACAACCCACCGCGATTTGAGCAGACGTCATATACTGTCTATGTGACTGAGAACAATGGCCCCGGGGCCTCGTTGTGCACTGTGAAAGCTCAAGACGCTGACATCAAGGAAAACGCACGTATCACCTACACGGTGCTCAATGACAATAACCACGGCATCCCTGTTACGTCTTATGTCTCCGTCAAGGCCGATACTGGGGAGGCTTATGCCCTGCGAGCCTTCGACTATGAGTCGCTCAGAGAGTTTCACTTCCAGGTCAAAGCCCAGGATGGGGGCATTCCTCCGCTTAGTCGCGTAGCCACCGTCTACATCTACATCATGGATCAGAATGACCATGCACCACTCATCGTCAACCCTCCGGGTAATGGCACGCGCTCCTTGGAGACGGTTCAAAAGAACGCAGATCCCGGCGCCTTAGTGACCAAAGTGGTGGCATACGACGCAGACGCCGGTCCAAACGCCTGGCTGGTGTACATGCTGGATACAGCAACGGACCTGGACTTGTTCAAGGTGCACGAACACACGGGGGAGATCAGGACCACTCGCAGGATCCTGGAAGACAACTCCACCTCATTTGCTCTGACAGTTTTAGTGAAAGACCATGGGCAGCCTGCCCTCTCCTCCACCGCCACCATCAACGTGGCGGTCATGGAAGTGCCCCCCAAGATTGTCCCAGACCCCAAGAGGATCATCAGACCCCACAGCCCACTGCTTCTTTCAAACGTAACTCTCTACTTGATTGTCGCTCTGAGTGCCACCACCTTTGTTTTCCTGGTCACCGTGGTGGTACTAGCGATTGTCCGCTGCCATGCCTATTGTACCCAACCTGGCTCCTGCTCTCCTTGCTGTGGGTCACAGAAACCCCCTCCTGACGGCGGGAACGGTAGCGTGAGTGCCGGCGGAGGTGGAGCTGCCGGGGGAGCCGCAGGGCAACCGAATAACAATGTGGTACTCCGAAGAGACCTTAAAGTTGAGCCTCACTACATTGAAGTGCGCGGGAATGGCTCGCTAACAAAGACTTACTGCTACAAGACCTGCTTGACTGCCACCTCTGGCAGTGACACCTTCATGTTCTACAACACAGGAAGGCCCATCAGTGGCACCTGGGGCAGCGGTGCCGATCGCTTCTTCACAAGCGGAAGCGGATTTGTACGCAGGCTGAGCATGCCGGATGCCTCACTTCAAATTTGCCCAGAG CCAAAAGCCCCGAACGCTGACTGGCGATATTCTGCATCTTTGAGGGCCGGGGTGCAGAG TTCGGTTCACATGGAAGAGGCCTCTGTGATGCAGGGAGCTCAGGGCATGCTGGTCCAGAACTGGCCTACAGTGTCCAGTGCTGCAG acGGTGAAGGTGGTGGAGAGCTCTCCCCTCCAGTAGGAGCCGGTGTCAACAGCAACAGCTGGCACTTCCGATACGGAGCCGGACAAAGCTACTGCCCGCCACAGGGCCTGAAACCTGGCGAGATTCCTCCTGAAGCCTTCATCATCCCCGGATCCCCGGCCATCATTTCTATCCGCCATGACCCCGGCCCTGTTGACGATAAAGGGGATTTCATAAGCTTTGGAAAGAAGGAGgaagccaagaagaagaagaaaaagaagaaggataaaaaagaaaagaaagagaaagggaAGGATGATGGAGGGGATGATTAA